The segment GCTACGAGTTTTACTACACGGACAACGGCGAGCGGGCGGCGTGGTTTCAGACGCCGACCATGCCGGACGGCGCCGGCTATCGCCTGCGCGCGGACGCGAGCCGAAGACATCGACCCCAGGCATCCAACAGAAAGGGCGAAGCGCGGAGAATTTCAAGCGCAGAATACAACGTCGCACTTTCCAACTACCCGTTCATCGCTTCTTGGAGCAATTTTTGGGTAGAAGGGGATGGCGAGGCGTCCAGAGAGCGCTCCAGCGCGTCAGATGTGCGGTGATAGAGCGCTATGGCGTCTGCACGGCGGCCCATGGCTGTCAGCGCTTGCATGGCCAGTCTGCAAGCCTGTTCGTCGCAATCGTCGCGTTCCAGGGCGTGCTCGGCCATGTTCACAGCGTCCCCATAGCGACCGGACTGCAGATAGTTTTGCGCCAAAGCGATCAGCCCTTCTTGAATCTGCCGATTGGCGCGCGCGGCCTCGCCCGCGCACCATGGCTCGTGGGCGAATTCGGGAAGGAGTTCGCCGGGCGTCGGGTCGAGAGCAGCGCGCAGCGCTTCGGCCTGTTCGTGGGGAGGCGCGATCGTCATTGCGGCCTGGATCGCTTGTTCCAGGCGCTGAGCATCGGTGAACCAGGGCACATTTGGGGCAAGGCGGTAGAGACCTTGCTCGTACCGAATCCACTCGCCCGCCCGCTCGCCAAACGCCTTCTTTAGGCTGCGTCGAGCGGCGGAGACGGTGGTCTGCAAGTTCACCTTAGCGCTGTCCGGCGGCAGGTGCGGCCAATGCTGTTCCAACAGCGAATCGGCATGTATCGGCTGTCCGTTCGCTAATGCCAGATGAGAGAAAAGCGCCCTTGCACGGGGGCTGGACCAGTGGTCGCGCTCCATTTTGCGACCGGCCAGGCTGATGGCGCCCGATCCTAAGAGGGCGATGTGAAGCTCCAGGCCGTCCTTTGCGCCATCGCCCAACAGTGCTTTTTGAGCGCGCGGCCGTCCGTAGGCGGAGAGCCAGCGATCGGCCTCTTCGAGCGTCGATTTGCTCGTTTCGTTCCCGTCAACATCTAGCGCAGCAGACAGGGTCAACCGAGAGAGGCCCCGGTAGAGCGCGCTGCCCCACTCGTCCGCCACAGTGGCCGCTCGCTCGGCTAAACTCACCGCGTCCTCGCCTTTTGCGATTGCCAAATGAGCGCTCGCTCGCAACCATTGGCACTGCAGTTCGGGCAGTTGAAGTTCGGTCGCGGCGCTCTCGGCCTCTAAGACCGATAAAGAGGCATCGCCGAATAACCCCGATTCGATGAGCAGTTCGCCGCGCAGAAGGAGATTTCGGGCGGCCATCAGCCGGTTGTCCAGTTGCTTGGCCAGGCGCAGCGATTCGTTGGCGGCATTCAGGGCATCTTCCAGTCGGCCGGATTCGCGCATTGCCAAAGCCTGAAAGTAGAGCAGGTGGCATTCGCGCTGGCGAGCGCCCGCCGTTCGCGCCTCGGCCAACATGGGCGGCAGGAGTTGCAAGGCTTGCGCCGCATCGCGGTAAAGCAGGGAGAGGAACCACCAATCGCGCTTGGTGTACTGGCCGTTTTCGCCCGATCGAGCGCGGCTGACTTCCATCAATGCGCGAGCGTGGTATTGCAATGCGGCGGCTTGGCCCGAGAACCAAGCGAGTTCGGCCTGGATCGAGTGCCAAAACTCCTGCAGTCCGGTCGATTCGGGCCGCTCCGATAGCAGATCGAAGGCAAAGTCTAGCGCCTCTTGCGCAAAATCCTCGTCGCCCAGCGCTAGCGCGTATCGCACGGTCGATTCGAATACGCCGTACCAGTCTCGCGCAACGGCCGAGCCGCTGGTCGCCAATGGCCAAATGCGCTTGTGGGCGGCCAGAGCCGATCGGATGTCGCCTCGGGCAGCCGCGCAATGCGCCAAAGTGGCCTCGACGATAAACCGTCGCTCGTCGTCCAGATCGTGCGCCAGTAGGAACTTCTCTAAGTTCTGCTGGCCATGGGCGGCCGATCCGGTCTCGGCCATCTGACCGGCCAAGGCGCAATGGAGCTGGGCCTGAAGCGCAAGGTTTTCGTCCAAATCGGGTATTCGCTCGGCCTCGGCAATCGCCTGTCGGGTGGCCTCGATCGCGCGCATCATGCCGTCTGGCAGCACGAACATAAAGTGAGGCCGCATAGTCAGCAGCTTCAGTCGCTCGGCGGGACGGTCAGCCTTTTCCGAGGCGTTCAAGGCGGCCTCGATCAGGCTCAGTTGGAAGCGCGAATCGGAACGGTAGGGAATGGAGAGAATAGCGGAGTAGAGCGCATCGAAGGCTGTTTCGCTGGGCGGCGATTTAGTCCAGTGGACGAGTGCGGCCTCGCGCGAGAGGGCGAACTGTTCTGCGTTCTCTGCAATGGCTTGGTGGCGGCGGGCGCGGTCGGCAGGCGGCATCGCCTTGTATATCGTCTCGCGCACCAGCGGATGGGTCCAGCGCAGTGTCTCGTCCTGTCGGTCCGTCCAGCCTGTCTCGATTGCGCTTGCGATGGCTTTGCTGTTCGGTTTTGCGCCCATTAAGAGATTGATGTGGCTAAGATTGAACTCTCCTTCGAAGCAAGCGCCCCAGCGCAAGAGTTCTTGCGCGGCGGGCTGCAAACTCTCAAAGCGTCGTGCCACTAGCGATCGGACGCTCTCGGGGCCAGCCTCCCCATTGACCTCGGCGCCCCGCGCCATCTCGGCCAAAAAGAGCGGATTCCCCAGGCTTAAGCGGTGCGCTTCTTCGGCGCTGACGGTCGCTCCCACTGTCGAAAGATAACTCTCTGTCTCCTCAAGGCTGAAGTTGGCCAATCGCAGATATTCGCCCAGGCCGTATTGAACGGTCTCCTGCAGCAGATCATGGAGCGAGTCGTTGCGATGCGTGCTGCGAGCGCAGAGCATGATGCCGAGCGGTTCGTGCCGTACCAAGGGAAGCCAACCTCGAATCATGTTGAGCAGCGCGTCGGAGGCTTGGTGCGCGTCGTCGATCAGCATCACGAAGGGGCGAACTCGAGCAAAGGTCCTCAATTGTCGGCCCAGCTGATGCGCAAAGTGCCAGCCTGAACGTTGAGGGGCTTCCGTCCAACTTTGGAGCGCTTGAGCAAACGAGGCGATCTGCGGATGATCTTGAAACTCGCGCTCGATCTGTTCTAGCAGCGCCAGCGCCGGATACCAGGGGGGTTCCCAATCGGCGCCTCGGCACCAGGCGTCAAAGGCTAACAGACCGTGCTTTTCGGCTTCTACCAGGCATTGGCGCATCAAGGTCGTCTTGCCGACGCCAGGCTCGCCCAACAGCAAGAACACGCCGCCCTGACCCGAGGCGGCGCGCAACAGCCAGCGATCGATCTGTTCGATCTCGGCTTGACGCCCGCAAAAGGCCTGTTGTGAGAGCACGCCTAATTATGGACGGCTAATCACCAGGCACGAAGATGTCGCGCGTGGCGATACCGTACAGCGGTATTTCGCCCTTGGCCGTCCGGTAAAAGCCTTTGCCGCCCATTGTAAAGGCGCCGCGACCCTCAAAGTTCACGTTGCCCTTGCGGCTCATGATCTGGAAAGAGTGAACCTCGCCGGTAAAAGCAAAGCGGCCAGTGCCTTGAAAGATCTTGATGCGCGCCTTGTACTTGGCCGGAAGCACGATTCCCTTCGGCAACTCCTGAAGTTCGACGTAGCCGGACGTTTCGAACGTGCCCTTGTAATCGAACAGGAGGATGACGGCCTGCTCCGCATTAATGGTTACCTTGCTCGATGCGTAAGTCTCGAGCCGGAAGTTAAAGGGGTCCGACTCGGCATAGAGCGTGCCGCGCGGCTGGGGTTGCTGGGCTCCCAAAGTCAGGGAGCCGGCAAATAAGAGTAAAAGGACCAATCGAAAAACGTTCATAGGTCAAGAGGATACCCGTTCAGCCAAAGTGATCGTAGCCTTCGGGCGGGTTGACGCCGCCCCAATCGATCCCGTGGTCGCTCGTCAGTTGGCCGATGCGAATCCAACCTGCGGCGATCAAGGGGTCGGGATTTGAACTTGCGACAAGCAGTTCGTAATCTTCTCCGCCTTGCAGAGCGATCATCAGCGGGTCGAGGTCGTTCTGAAGCGCATATTCTTTTGCTCCTGGATGGACAGGGACCGACTCAGGTTCGACTTGAGCGCCCAAACCCGATGCCGCGCACAACTTGGGCAGGTCGGCGGAGAGGCCGTCGCTGATGTCCATCGCAGCAGACCAATGGACGGCGGTTTCGTGCCGGGCAAAATCGAGGCGCGGAATAGGTCGAAGGTGGGCCTCATGAATGGGCGTAAGGGATGCTGTCCTGCCATGCTTTCGTAAGTCCAGCAGTCCTGTCAGAGACGCGCCCAATGGCCCGCTGACCAATAACGCATCGCCAGCTTGCGCGGTGGAGCGTCGAGATGGGTGGTCGCTCGTTCCCAGCGCAACGACATCGATCGCGGCACAATCGCTTCGGTTCGTATCGCCCCCTACTACAGGACAGCCGAAGCGCGCGCAACAGTCGGCCAGCCCTCGTGCGGCTTCCAGTGTCCATTCGGTGTCGTCCGGCCTGATTCCGACCGACCAGCCCAAGGCAAGGGGCTTGGCCCGCATGGCTGCCAGATCGCTCAAGGAGGCTGTTGCCGCTTTCCATCCGATCGAATAAGCGTCGCACCATCGACGGTCAAAGTGAATGCCTTCGAGCAGCATGTCCATCGTCAGGATCAGGTTCGTATCGCTAAACGGGATGATCGCGGCATCGTCCGACAAATCCGCGGCAGGGAAGAGCGACGCGAATCGCTTGATCAGATCAACTTCGCGCATCGTTCCAGGCTCGAACCAGGTCGATGGTCGCTTGCACGGGGTCTGTTGCCTGGCAGACGGCAGACACGACCGCCGCGGCCGCCGCGCCCGTCCGCGCAACCTCCGCGATGTTGCCAAGATGAATGCCTCCGATCGCGACGACCGGTTTATCGATGCGCGAGACGATTTGCCTCAGCCCCTCCAACCCCACTAGGGGCCCGGCATCCGGTTTGGTGGCCGTGCCAAAAATTGGCCCGATCGCCACATAATCCGCGCCGCGCTCGGAGGCCGCCAGCGCTTCGTCCAAGTTATCGCACGAAATTCCGACCAGAGCATTGGGCAGTAAACGTCGCGCCAGTTCGATTGGCATGTCTTCTTGGCCTAAGTGAATCGCCGGAGATTCGACCGCCCAGGCGATGCCCGGTCGGTCGTTGATCACGAAGAGCGCATGATGGCGGGCGCAGAGCTCCTTGATCATCAGCGCGTTGCGGTAAAGAACGTTGAACTTGGCCGACTTGTGCCGATACTGCACGATCTTGGCCCCGCCCGCCAAGGCCGCTCGCGCCTGTTCGACCGGGTCGCCAACGGTTGGGTCGGTAATCGCGTACAGACCCTCGATAGGGGTCATACCAACTCCACTAAGTAGTACTGTTTCGCGCCGCGCCGCAGGGCTATAAACCGGCCCTCAATCGCCTGATCGATGTGCACGCGATCCGATTCGGGCCTCAGGTTGTTCACATAAAGGCCGTTCTGTTGCAACAGCCTGCGCGCTTCGCTTTTGCTGGAGGCGGCGCCAACCCGAGCGGCAAGGTCAATGAGCGACATCCCTTCGCCTGCTAGTTCGTCCTTGGGGATTTGCGCTGAGGGCACGTCGGCAAAGATCTGGGCGATCTCGCTCGCGGTTAGGCCGTCCAACGATCCGCCAAAGAGCGCTTGAGAAGCCCGCACGGCCTTATCGACCGCGGTCTCGCCGTGGATCATGCGGGTCAGCTCTTTCGCTAAAACCGTTTGCGCTTCGCGCTTTTCTGGGCGAGCAACCGTAGAATCTTGAAGAGCAAGGATCTGCTCTTCGCCGAGCCAAGTAAAAGTCTTAAGACGATCGATAACGCTCGCATCGGGCACATTGTACCAAAATTGGTAGAACTGGTACGGCGCAGTCATCTCCGGGTCGAGCCAGACGCTGCCTCGCTCGGTTTTGCCGAACTTCTGACCGTCGTGCGTCAGCAACAATGGGTAGACCATGCCGTGCGCGTGCGAACCAGGATGTTTGCGCCGAATGAGATCGACGCCCGCCACGATGTTGCCCCATTGGTCGCTCCCGCCGCACTGCAGTTCGCAACCGTAATTCTCGTACAGATGCAGAAAATCGTGCGCCTGCAGAAGCATGTAGCTAAACTCGGTAAACGAAATGCCATGCTCCGACTCGATCCGCTTCTTGACGCTCTCCTTGGCGATCATGTAGTTGACGGTAAAGCGCTTGGCCGTTGTGCGCAGAAAATCGAGCAGGCCGATCTCGCTCAACCAGTCGTAATTGTTGACGAACTGCGCGTCTTCTCCGATGATTTGGCGCAATTGGGCGTAGATGCACTCGGCGTTGTGGCGGATGGTTTCCAGGTCCAGCAGGTTGCGCTCGTCCGACTTTCCGCTCGGGTCGCCCACCATCCCGGTGGCGCCGCCCACCACGGCGATCGGCCTATGGCCTAATCGCATCAGCCGCGCCAAATTGAGCGCAGGGATCAAATGGCCGACGTGCAGGCTGGGCGCGGTCGGATCGAAGCCGTTGTAAGCCGTGATCGGCCCCTTGGCCAGTCGATCTTCCAAGCTTTCCGTCTGGGCATAGATCAGCCCCCGCCACTTTAACTCCGCCAATGCGTCCATTGGCAGAGATTATACTTGGGCTGGAGCGCTTGCCCATTTCCAGGTTATACTATCGCACTGCGGAGGCGTCATCTATGATTCTGAGACTTTCAACTCTAATTGCATCGATCGTTGCCGTTGCTGCCGTTTGCGCCCAGCCAATTACCTATCAAGGTCAATTGAAGGACGGCGGACTGCCGGCCAGTGGCAGCTACAATCTAACGTTCGAGCTTTTTAATGCCGCGTCGGGCGGCGCTCAAGTAGGCCCGACCATTAACTCACCGGGCCACCTGATAGCCAACGGACTGTTTACCGTCAATCTGAACTTCGGCCATGTGTACCACCAGGGCGATCGCTGGCTGCAGATCATAGTCAACGGCACAACGCTCGTGCCTAGGATCAAGATCAATGTTACCCCTTATGCCATGTATGCCAATCGACTCATTTTGCCTTACTGGGACATTGCAGACCTTCCGAATCAGCCCGTTTTCTTGATTCAGAACACGGCTACGTCTGGCAACCCGACGGGTCTCTTCGCCCAAGCAGAAGGTGGCACGGGCAATGGGGTTGTTGGCCGTTATGTTAGCACGGCGGCTGGCGGCAACGGCGTTTACGGCGAGACCTGGAGCCAAAGCGGCCACGGCATTGCTGGCGCCGCGATGTCTAGTAGTGGCACGGGAATCGGTACCGGGGGATATACAAATGCGGCCAATGGACGCGGAGTCTATGGAGAAGCCTCCAGCGACACAGGCGCGGGCGTTGGCGTTTATGGCCAATCTTATGCTCCAAACGGTACGGGAGTCTTTGGTCATGCGATCACTACGATAGGCATCGCTCATGGCGTGCACGGCCAGGCAGACGGCTCGGGAAATCGGGGCGTGTTTGGTCATGCCACTCACTTGGGTGGTGGCGGCGTCGGCGTCTATGGGCGATCCGATGGGGGCGGAGGTGCAGGCGGAAAGGGCGTGCACGGCGTTGCGACTCACCCCTTCAACCTAAGTTTCGGCGTTTATGGCACGGCACAAAGTACCGCGGGTTCAGGAGTCGTTGGCGAGTCGATTGCGACCACAGGATTCACCTATGGCGGGCAGTTTCACGCTAGCAGCAGCGCCGGTCGGGCGGTTTATGCCCGGTCGAACGCAACCACAGGCACGACTTACGGAGCGCTCATCGAGAACTTGAGCGCTAATGGTTTCGGCGTCCACGTGCACAATCAAGCGACGACAGGTCCCAATCAAGCTGGCTATTTTCAGGCAGACAGTCCGCAAGCACACGGAGTTTCTGCCTTTTTGACGTCTGCCACGGGCAGCGGATATGCTCTTTATGGTCGGTCGGAAGGCATCAGTGGAGTGGGCGTCTATGGACTTGCTCAACATGGATCCGGGTTCACCTTTGGGGTGTTCGGCCGAGCTCAAAGCCCTAATGGATATGGCCTCTATTCGGTGGGCAACTTTGCTGCTACCGGCGGCAAGTCGTTCCAAATGGACCATCCTTTGATGCCTGAAACGCATTTCCTCAATCACTATTGCAGCGAGGGCGTCGAGCCGCTCAACGTTTACAGCGGCAATGTCGTAACGGACGGAAAGGGTCTCGCTGTAGTCCAATTACCCGATTACTTCGCGGAAATCAACCGCGACATCCGATACCAATTGACCTGCGTCGGACAGTTCGCGCAGGCGATCGTGAAGGAGAAGGTCGTCGGCCATCGCTTTGTGATTCAAACCGACAAGCCGAACGTTGAGGTTTCGTGGCGCGTCGAGGGCGTCCGCAACGACCGATGGATGCGCGAGCACGGCTTTCAGGCGGAGAAAGAGAAGCCCGAGGAGTTGAAAGGGCGCTACCTGCACCCTGAGTTCTATGGACAGCCGGCCGAACAGCGTATCGGGTACGAACGCGGCGTCCAACCAGGTATAACCAAGCCATGAAGCCAAATAACTGGGTGCCCGTCTCATTGGAGCCGGATCCGGTGATCGAGTACTACAAGAAGGACGTCGACATGTCGCTGCTTCGGGAGAATCTTAAGCTCACGCCAGAGGAGCGGATTGTCCGAATGTTAGAGATTCGAGAGTTTATGCTGGAAGTCCGCCGAGCGGGGGAAGAGCACAGGCGGGAGAATGGGTAACGGTTTCGCAGAGGTCCTTAGGAGGTTTAGCGAGGCTCAGGTTGACTTCGTAGTCATTGGTGGCGTGGCGGCGGTTGCCCATGGCGCTGCGACGGTTACCTACGATCTTGATATTGTGTATGAGCGCTCTCCCGAAAACCTCGGCCGAATGGTCGAGGCGATGCGGCCCCTTAAGCCCTATCTTCGGGATGCTCCCGAAGGCTTGCCCTTCATTTGGGACGAGAAGACCCTCCAGCGCGGCCTCAACTTCACCCTGATGACGACCGCTGGCGCTGTCGATCTCTTGGGCGAAGTCGCGGGCGGATCGACTTACGGCGAGCTCAAAGACTCAACTATCACTCTTCGCATCTTCGGAA is part of the Armatimonadota bacterium genome and harbors:
- the thiL gene encoding thiamine-phosphate kinase, with protein sequence MREVDLIKRFASLFPAADLSDDAAIIPFSDTNLILTMDMLLEGIHFDRRWCDAYSIGWKAATASLSDLAAMRAKPLALGWSVGIRPDDTEWTLEAARGLADCCARFGCPVVGGDTNRSDCAAIDVVALGTSDHPSRRSTAQAGDALLVSGPLGASLTGLLDLRKHGRTASLTPIHEAHLRPIPRLDFARHETAVHWSAAMDISDGLSADLPKLCAASGLGAQVEPESVPVHPGAKEYALQNDLDPLMIALQGGEDYELLVASSNPDPLIAAGWIRIGQLTSDHGIDWGGVNPPEGYDHFG
- the thiE gene encoding thiamine phosphate synthase, producing the protein MTPIEGLYAITDPTVGDPVEQARAALAGGAKIVQYRHKSAKFNVLYRNALMIKELCARHHALFVINDRPGIAWAVESPAIHLGQEDMPIELARRLLPNALVGISCDNLDEALAASERGADYVAIGPIFGTATKPDAGPLVGLEGLRQIVSRIDKPVVAIGGIHLGNIAEVARTGAAAAAVVSAVCQATDPVQATIDLVRAWNDARS
- a CDS encoding tyrosine--tRNA ligase; translation: MDALAELKWRGLIYAQTESLEDRLAKGPITAYNGFDPTAPSLHVGHLIPALNLARLMRLGHRPIAVVGGATGMVGDPSGKSDERNLLDLETIRHNAECIYAQLRQIIGEDAQFVNNYDWLSEIGLLDFLRTTAKRFTVNYMIAKESVKKRIESEHGISFTEFSYMLLQAHDFLHLYENYGCELQCGGSDQWGNIVAGVDLIRRKHPGSHAHGMVYPLLLTHDGQKFGKTERGSVWLDPEMTAPYQFYQFWYNVPDASVIDRLKTFTWLGEEQILALQDSTVARPEKREAQTVLAKELTRMIHGETAVDKAVRASQALFGGSLDGLTASEIAQIFADVPSAQIPKDELAGEGMSLIDLAARVGAASSKSEARRLLQQNGLYVNNLRPESDRVHIDQAIEGRFIALRRGAKQYYLVELV
- a CDS encoding AAA family ATPase, with amino-acid sequence MLSQQAFCGRQAEIEQIDRWLLRAASGQGGVFLLLGEPGVGKTTLMRQCLVEAEKHGLLAFDAWCRGADWEPPWYPALALLEQIEREFQDHPQIASFAQALQSWTEAPQRSGWHFAHQLGRQLRTFARVRPFVMLIDDAHQASDALLNMIRGWLPLVRHEPLGIMLCARSTHRNDSLHDLLQETVQYGLGEYLRLANFSLEETESYLSTVGATVSAEEAHRLSLGNPLFLAEMARGAEVNGEAGPESVRSLVARRFESLQPAAQELLRWGACFEGEFNLSHINLLMGAKPNSKAIASAIETGWTDRQDETLRWTHPLVRETIYKAMPPADRARRHQAIAENAEQFALSREAALVHWTKSPPSETAFDALYSAILSIPYRSDSRFQLSLIEAALNASEKADRPAERLKLLTMRPHFMFVLPDGMMRAIEATRQAIAEAERIPDLDENLALQAQLHCALAGQMAETGSAAHGQQNLEKFLLAHDLDDERRFIVEATLAHCAAARGDIRSALAAHKRIWPLATSGSAVARDWYGVFESTVRYALALGDEDFAQEALDFAFDLLSERPESTGLQEFWHSIQAELAWFSGQAAALQYHARALMEVSRARSGENGQYTKRDWWFLSLLYRDAAQALQLLPPMLAEARTAGARQRECHLLYFQALAMRESGRLEDALNAANESLRLAKQLDNRLMAARNLLLRGELLIESGLFGDASLSVLEAESAATELQLPELQCQWLRASAHLAIAKGEDAVSLAERAATVADEWGSALYRGLSRLTLSAALDVDGNETSKSTLEEADRWLSAYGRPRAQKALLGDGAKDGLELHIALLGSGAISLAGRKMERDHWSSPRARALFSHLALANGQPIHADSLLEQHWPHLPPDSAKVNLQTTVSAARRSLKKAFGERAGEWIRYEQGLYRLAPNVPWFTDAQRLEQAIQAAMTIAPPHEQAEALRAALDPTPGELLPEFAHEPWCAGEAARANRQIQEGLIALAQNYLQSGRYGDAVNMAEHALERDDCDEQACRLAMQALTAMGRRADAIALYHRTSDALERSLDASPSPSTQKLLQEAMNG